The Desmonostoc muscorum LEGE 12446 genome includes a region encoding these proteins:
- a CDS encoding NAD-dependent epimerase/dehydratase family protein → MKIFVAGGTGAIGRPLLDQLLAKGHNVVALTRSQKTAQSLTAQGIEPAIADVFDPDSVKVAIAHAQPEVVIEQLTALPRTYSRESMSAAAPLNTRIRLEGGANVLAAAQAAGVRRYLRQSIAFWGIPGAGLADEETPLSLDASPAVAADARLVTEIEHRLSESNLEGIALRYGFFYGPGTWFNPDGDVAQQIRQQEFPIVGNGEGVWSWLHIEDAAIATVAAAEQGNPGVYLIVDDQPLAVRDWLPAFARSLNAPPPPQVSVEDALKIEGGADIVYYQTQMRGASNAKAKRELNFQPRSLEWIVNTTVALG, encoded by the coding sequence ATGAAGATTTTTGTTGCCGGGGGAACAGGAGCGATCGGTCGCCCGCTACTCGACCAATTGCTTGCCAAAGGACACAACGTTGTCGCGCTGACCCGCTCCCAAAAAACAGCACAGTCATTAACGGCACAGGGAATAGAACCTGCGATCGCCGATGTATTCGACCCAGATTCAGTCAAAGTAGCGATCGCCCACGCTCAACCGGAAGTGGTGATCGAACAACTGACCGCCCTACCCAGGACTTACAGCCGCGAATCCATGAGTGCAGCAGCACCTCTGAATACGCGCATTCGGTTAGAAGGCGGAGCCAATGTGCTGGCGGCAGCACAGGCAGCAGGGGTGCGCCGTTACCTGAGACAGTCGATCGCCTTCTGGGGAATTCCTGGTGCTGGATTGGCAGATGAAGAAACACCGTTATCGCTTGATGCCTCACCCGCCGTTGCCGCAGATGCTCGCCTCGTGACTGAGATTGAACACCGTTTATCGGAATCCAATCTCGAAGGAATTGCCTTACGCTATGGCTTCTTCTACGGGCCCGGCACCTGGTTCAATCCAGATGGCGATGTAGCACAACAGATACGGCAGCAAGAGTTTCCCATTGTAGGCAATGGGGAGGGCGTTTGGTCGTGGTTACACATTGAGGATGCAGCGATCGCCACTGTTGCAGCCGCAGAGCAGGGCAATCCTGGTGTTTATCTAATTGTGGATGATCAGCCTTTAGCGGTGCGCGACTGGCTGCCTGCGTTTGCTCGATCGCTGAATGCTCCACCCCCACCGCAAGTATCCGTTGAAGATGCTCTGAAAATCGAGGGCGGTGCGGACATTGTTTACTACCAGACTCAGATGCGAGGCGCATCGAATGCCAAAGCAAAACGCGAACTGAATTTTCAGCCGCGATCATTGGAATGGATCGTTAACACCACCGTGGCTCTTGGTTAA
- a CDS encoding VOC family protein yields MTTNQVNSQNMKLEVVVIPVADVDRSKDFYKNLGWRLDADFVTDENFRVVQLTPPGSEASIIFGKGVSLAEPGSVQGLYLIVYDIEAAHAELVERGVEVSEIFHDIGGIFHHAGTEGRVPGPDPKRRDYASYASFSDPDGNGWILQEVRVRLPGR; encoded by the coding sequence ATGACTACCAATCAAGTAAACAGTCAAAATATGAAACTCGAAGTTGTGGTGATACCCGTTGCCGATGTTGATCGCTCCAAAGACTTCTATAAAAATTTGGGATGGCGACTCGATGCCGATTTTGTCACCGATGAAAACTTCCGGGTAGTGCAACTGACTCCTCCTGGATCGGAAGCCTCAATCATCTTTGGTAAAGGAGTATCGTTAGCCGAGCCAGGTTCAGTTCAAGGTTTATATCTAATTGTTTACGACATTGAGGCAGCCCATGCCGAACTTGTTGAGCGGGGTGTCGAGGTGAGTGAAATATTTCACGACATCGGCGGGATCTTCCACCACGCCGGAACTGAGGGACGGGTACCAGGCCCCGATCCGAAACGTCGAGACTATGCCTCCTATGCCTCGTTCAGCGACCCAGATGGCAATGGTTGGATACTCCAAGAAGTCAGGGTGCGGCTTCCCGGACGGTAA
- a CDS encoding DsbA family protein: protein MVDDREHHSLFVPPLIQDHIQGVLSASVVLIMYGDYECFQSANAYRLIKAAQQQLSPSFAENDVCFIFRHFPQKQIHPHAQRAAEAAEAAAMQGQFWQMHEMLFIYQQALENGYLVEYANHLGLDIPRFLQDLSKGVYVDHIIADIQGGYRSGVEAAPALFVNEIRYRERWTIEQLIVTIMAAINERF from the coding sequence ATGGTTGACGATCGCGAGCATCATTCCTTGTTTGTCCCGCCTTTAATTCAAGATCACATTCAAGGTGTGCTAAGTGCCAGTGTTGTACTTATTATGTATGGAGATTATGAATGTTTTCAAAGTGCAAACGCCTATCGGTTGATTAAAGCCGCTCAACAGCAGTTAAGCCCTTCTTTCGCGGAGAATGATGTGTGTTTTATCTTTCGTCATTTTCCCCAGAAACAGATTCATCCTCATGCTCAACGGGCAGCAGAAGCAGCAGAAGCAGCAGCAATGCAAGGTCAGTTTTGGCAGATGCATGAGATGCTCTTTATCTATCAACAAGCGTTAGAGAACGGATACCTTGTGGAATATGCGAATCATTTGGGACTTGACATCCCTCGATTTTTGCAAGACTTATCCAAAGGAGTTTATGTCGATCACATCATTGCAGACATTCAAGGCGGATATCGAAGTGGGGTAGAAGCTGCACCAGCTTTGTTTGTTAATGAGATTCGTTATCGCGAACGTTGGACTATTGAGCAATTAATAGTAACCATTATGGCAGCAATTAACGAACGTTTTTGA
- a CDS encoding response regulator, with protein sequence MSQSTKIRVLIVDDHSLVTEGLANIINYDPGMTVVAQAEDGQQAIDRYREHQPDVTLMDLRMPKMAGVEAITAICAEFKSARIIVLTTYDGDEDIYRGLRAGAQGYLLKDAKPNELLNAIRIVHNGQQYVSPTVGRKLVERMNNPVLSERELEVLRLMAQGLSNQDIGTALNIGESTVKSHVTRILSKLGVSDRTQAVIVAVKRGLVNL encoded by the coding sequence ATGAGTCAATCCACTAAAATTCGGGTTCTGATTGTTGACGATCACTCCCTCGTTACAGAAGGATTGGCAAACATCATTAACTACGATCCAGGAATGACAGTGGTTGCTCAAGCGGAGGACGGACAACAGGCGATCGACCGTTATCGTGAACATCAGCCTGATGTCACCCTCATGGATTTAAGAATGCCGAAAATGGCAGGGGTTGAAGCCATCACTGCGATTTGTGCTGAATTTAAGTCAGCTCGAATTATTGTGCTAACAACCTATGATGGCGATGAAGATATTTATCGAGGATTGCGAGCAGGCGCTCAGGGCTATCTGCTTAAAGATGCAAAACCAAATGAACTTTTAAATGCGATCCGCATCGTTCATAATGGTCAACAGTATGTTTCTCCGACTGTGGGAAGAAAATTGGTAGAACGGATGAACAACCCAGTACTCAGCGAGCGAGAGCTAGAAGTACTCCGTTTAATGGCGCAGGGATTGAGTAATCAAGACATTGGAACTGCTCTAAATATTGGTGAAAGCACTGTTAAATCCCATGTGACTCGTATTTTGAGCAAACTGGGAGTTAGCGATCGCACGCAAGCCGTCATTGTTGCTGTTAAACGTGGGCTTGTTAATTTATAG